From Alligator mississippiensis isolate rAllMis1 chromosome 1, rAllMis1, whole genome shotgun sequence:
TCTCCCAGCCTGCTCCTCGCACGCTGGTCCCCTGCCGCCGGCAAGCATGTTTCATCGCTAACGAAAGGACAAACCAGCCAAACTCGGTGCCTGTGTTGCCGTCTCTCTAATCAGGCCAGTTCATGCTAGAGCGGGTCCTATCCAAACACTGTCCTCGGCCATAATTTGGGGCAGCTGTGTGAGGATATGGCTTATTGTTGCCTGCACGGATGGGAAGGCGTTGATTCGCACACAAAAATGTGTTGGCTGAGGTCTTGACGGGACCTCCGGCCTCGCTCCTAATGCCCACGTAGAGCTGTGCCTTCGGCGGTAAAAACCGAACGCACGGCTCCCCTAGCCACGGCAGCAAGATATCGCAAGACTTGGCGCAGAGGATTTGTTAGGTGCATCCTTCGTGCTAGCTCGGCGACTCTCAGCCAGCGTGCCTGGCTGCGGTTGTGCGACGAGGTCGCCTGGGTACTTTTAGGAATGGGCGAGATGatgcatttgtctgggatggggatgatcctttctcgggcagggggttggactaggtgtgacctcccgGACGTCCCTTCCAGCTCGATGTCTCTGATCCTCATTCTCGAATGAAcactgctcctctctctctctgcctcctagTATCTGCATAACGATAAGAAGTTGCTTCACGGAGACATCAAGTCTTCAAACGTTGTCATCAAAGGCGACTTCGAGGCCATCAAGATCTGCGACGTGGGGGTGTCCCTGCCCCTGGATGAGAACATGACCGGTACGTGGGGCTGCGGGCTCAGGGGGCACGTGAGTGATTTAGAGATCGCCGTAGCTGCCAATGCGGGGTCCAGGACCACAGAGCAGTCTGTCCTCTCCTCCAAGGGAGAGACCAAAGAGGCCAGGCCTGCtctgtttagaaaagagacacgtGAGGGGGGAACATAAGAAAGGCTTACTAAACGGTGAAGAGAAAGTCAGTAGGGATTTATTATTGGCTGAATCTCACCGGACAACTAGGGCTTGCCAAATTACACGAGCAGGCCATAAGTTTTTAAAACTAACACCAGGCAGTTCTTGTCCGCACAGCGGGTCATTAAAGCGGAGCTCatggccaccagatgtggtgggagCTGAGAGAGTTCAGCCAGTTTCCCAAAGGGCTTGGGCctgttcttggaggaaaggggcatcggctgctattgagcacaggagccaagggcacggcctctgcatcgGCCCCCAGCATTGGAAGTGCAGGCAGGTGTGGAGGAAGGAACAGGGGAAAAGCCCTGCTCACACCCAGTTCACTCCCCTGTCCAGCTTCCACTCTGCCGCTGTGTGACACAGGACATTGGGCACGACGGACCCGTGGCCCGATCCAGTACATGCCGGTCCTTAATGCTCTTAAGAAAGAGGATTTTGACCGGCCAAAGCCAGGCAGCTTGCAGTCTGCATTGAGGGGAGAGGGGTCTTTGAGAGCCTGCATCCGGCTCAGAGCTTGCAAGCCTGCAATTCCCTCTCAGTAGGGATTTACTGCAGTGTGGAAGCACACCTTTTACACCAGCCGAGTGCTGTCCTTcgccccagagctggcagcttgtGGGGGTTATAATCACGAAGCACCTTGGGTCCTCTCCAGGGAACGGCATTGCATAATTGCAAGCAACATCGCGGTGACCCCACATGGCCCTCCTTGCACGTCTATGCTCACTACCATCCGCAGCAGTCCCGTGAGACTCGCGTTAGCGTGTCGTGGCAGTGGCCCCCCTCTCCCACGCCCGAGAGTTCAGGACGTCGACCTTCTTTCCCTAGCCCTGGAGGCAAGCTGCACATACTCCACTTAAACAAGAAGCAGATGTCTAGCAGCCCGTTGGCTTCGGCAGCCAAGGCAGGAACGTGTTTAAGTTAGTTAACAGCTCGCTCTTCCAGGCCACTTCTGTTCCCGGGGACCTGGGCTCGCAGTGCATCGATGTTTTGCAAACCTGCTCTctaggtctttctttttttattagtaACTTATTACAGGAAGAGGGAGCGAAGCCGCGGCGGTACCCCAATGAGATGCGTGGCTTGCCCTGGAGAGGCAGCTAGGGTCTGGGCAGCACCCGGCGTTCCCTCGTTCAGTGCGCCGTGCGTTTTTTGGGACTCCCGTGAATTGGGAACGTCTCCGAGGCCTTTAATACAAATGTGCATCGGCGAGTAATGGATTGCTGCTTTAAGGGAGGCAAAACTGTTCTTTGTAGCAAAGCAGGTCTCCTCTGCTGATGTATTCCTGCCTCTGCCTTTGCCCCTTTCAGGGAGCCCTTGTGAACGGCGCCAGGCACAAACAGCATCTGGGGTTGGGGTGATGACCAGCACCGTGGAGAGCAGGTGCTGCATCCTCGAAAGGTGCAGGATGCCCCTGGTGAGGAGCAGCCCTCACCTTGCACGTGCGTCCAGCCCCTAAAGCATGCAGGTTTTCTGCTGCTTGGGTGGCGCGTGGTGTTGGAGAAGACCAGGTACTAAACTTGAAAGGGCTAAGAACAggccaccaggtcatccccaggaCAAAGACTTTGATCCTGGGGTGTTGCAGACCTACGAGCCCGTTGCCCCACTTCAAGTCCCCGTGAACGATGGGAGATATAACGCCCTGTCCTCCTTCCAGCTTCCAAGGGCAAGCTGAGTTCTCGACACCCGGGACAATCGGAGCAGGGATAACCCTTGcttgagtttttcctaatgttgagcctgaaacagtcttccaggggTTTgcggccattactcctggttttccccaagggtgccttggtgaacagttgttcgccgAGCCCCTGTTATAGCGGTCCGCTGCTACCACGGCCCCTCTCAGCCCATTCTTGTCTGGGGAGAGACAGTCCATTAATAAATCCCCAGTGACTTTTTCTTTGTTTAGACTTTTGTAAAGCCTTCTCATGCCCCTTCAAACATCTCTTTTTCTAACCTGCCAAGGCTTGACCTCTTTAGTCTCTCCACTCATCCTAGTTGCCCGTCTCTGCGCCTTCTTTACCGCTCTTTGTCCTTTTGGAGGTGCGGGGACCACGGCTGGACACAGGATTCAAGCTGCGGTTGTGCCATGGATTAATAAAGGGGCACAAAGATGCTTTCAGTTTAGTTCACAATCCCTGTCTTCATAACCCCTAACATCATGCttgcctttttgacagctgctggGCACAGACttgatgtttttagtgaactgtcccAGATGTTTCCTGCGTGATCATAGCTCGTGTAGAGCCCGTCACGGTGTAGGCGGCGTTGGGGTTAGTCCTGTGTGATGTTCTACGGTGGTACACGGGCTTCTCCCTGCCGCTGCAACACGGGGAGTTTTCGGCAGGACGTGGCCAAGATGTTAACGAAGTCGTGGCTTTGGGGCACGGCCAGGCCCTGAGCTGGACTCTCGGTGCTTTGCCATGCACATCATCGTTGGGCCTTATCCAGCCTGGGATCAAAGATGTATTTTTAACCACCTAACACGTGCTCCGTGATGTGTTGAAGTGCCCGTGTGGACAAGTGCAAGAGGGGGCTGTTTGGCATGCGTTGGCTCCATGCGACAGCCACGCACGCAAGCCCCTGCCATGCCTATCCCTGCCTTGCACCGTTTCTCTCGCAGCCACGGCATTAATCTCGTGTCCTTTCCTTTCAGTGAGCGACCCGGAGGCACGCTACATCGGCACGGAGCCGTGGAAGCCCAAGGAAGCCCTGGAGGAGGACGGCGTGATCACCGACAAGGCCGACATCTTTGCCTTCGGGCTGACCCTATGGGAGATGATGACCCTTTCGGTGCCGCACGTGAATCTGCTCATGCAGGACGACGACGAGGAGGAAGGTTGGCTGGCCTCCTTTCCCCTCTTTACCCAGTCCTTCTTGCAGGGGCTTGCACTCTGCCGTGCTGCAGgtagctggggcggggggtgttaATACAAAACCAGTGAAGCCGGGAGCAATTCGGGCCTTGCTTTTTCCACGGCTAGAAACATTGTGAGACTCTTCAGTCTTTTGCCATCCTCCCGATGCAGCTCCTCGCCAAGGGGAAAATAGCCCAGACCTCATCTGCTCGCTGATTTTAACAGTGGGGTGAGGCCAGTCCCTTTTCCCAGCATCGCCTTTCTTCCCTTGAAATGCGCTGCAGCCTTCAAAGCTACCCCGGGGCTTTCTGCAAAACACGTGCCTGGCTGCGGCCCTCCATGTTGTTGCAGGTGGCTGGGCGGCTTCAAAGTTTATTTGGCTTTGGAAAGCCAAACGAGGAGCCGATAAACGCTCCTAATTAATCATCCCAGGGGCTGACGTCCTCCGCAGGCTCGTCAAACAGCTGGAGAGCATTTTCCTCAAATTCCCGTCAACACCATTCCAGCCCTGCAGCGGAGACCGCATCGAAGCACGCTCGCGACGGTGCCTTGGTTGTGGTCGAGGAAGCGGCGAGCTAGATGCCGTACAGCTAAGCGATGCTCAGCTGTTCGACTCGAGGCCTCCCGTCATATTTCAGGATTCAGCAGCCCCCCACTTAAAGTGGGGTGTCCCCTCAGAAGGATCTTGCGTGGCAGGGCATCCTGGGAGCATTGGGGAGGGGAGCCTTCAGGTCGGcttgtcccccacccctcccggGCTCCCAGGAGGGCCCGTGGGGATGGGTGCACCGGGGTATTACTCGGTCAAGGGACACAGAGGCGACTGGTGTGTGGAGGAGCCAGCACGTCGCTCCTTGCATGGGGGCTGGGCGCTGCGGTGCCCTTCGAGGGGTctcgtggcaccccagggtgccgaGTTCAGTGAGACAACAGGACCTCCAAAGAAGTCTCTTTAGTAAGTCCAGGCAAAGCGTGGGGCAAAGCAGGCCGTAGCTGGGAAAGCTCGCGTCTCCCTGAACGGGCAGgtctctgcctggcttcagacggCTGCAGGCAGCGATCTCTCTTGGCCGGATAAGTCGGAGCGCGAGCCTTCTGTCCCTGTTCAGCCTGAATAATTTAGTATTGATAGTTGTTATCAGTATCCGCACACATGAGGGATAGCAATAGACCCCGAAGAGGATCAGtctgggcacagcagcagtgtCGGGTGGACCAGGCCCCCCGCCAGCCGCATCTCGGTAGGCTCGGACCGTTGCTCGTCTAGCTCGAGGACCGGCGCAGGCCAGGCAGCGACTGCTAATCCGCACGTCCCAGTGTGGCTTCTGGGCTGGAACGGAGCTGGTCGAGGCCAGATGTACGGTGGGAAGTCCCTCTTCCCCGCTAGCAGAAGCAGCGAAGCATGCGGTTCCAGAAGGAATAATCCGGCTCGGTTTATTTTTCAATCGTGCCTTTGATTAATAGGGAAAACTCCAGCTGGAATCGGGACCTGGCGAGGTCTGGGGTGACATTGCCACCGCCTTCACGATGTAAATGAAATGGGGAAGGGACAGATCAGGATTTAACCTTTGGAAATATGTCAGGCTCGCTAAAGACCTAAGCAAGCCATGCAGCTGTGTGACCCCGGGGGCTACTGTCCCACAGCAAACGCAGCCCGATGGCTTGTATCTAGGGAGGGTTTTGCATGTGTGCCCGGACAGGCAGCCCTCGGCGCTGCTCCCCGGGGGCCTGAAAGCAAACGCTCGATTCCAGCGTCAAGCAGTAGCTTGCGAATGCAAAGGCGAGCGAGGCAGCCCCGGGAGCACGGGCCTAGCCGTGCCCGGAGCGCTCCCCTAACGAGGAGGGAAGCTCCTTTTCTCTCtcgctgcacagagcaggatgcCGACcgatggcttgaagttgcagcaaagcaggtttcgACTGGGTCTCCGGGGGGGGCACATCTGCACTGTTGGAGCAGGGAGGACATGTACCCTTCGTCACTGGAGGTGGCAAGGAGAGACACTGGTTGGGGTTGATCTAGGTGCAGCGATGCTTGTGCTACTGCAGGGGTTTtcctggcttctgggctttgcttgttgccgcttggggccaggaggagttTTTCCTGCACTGGGGGTTTTTATTCACCTTCAGAGAcattggctgcagcccaggctggatggggactgggctgtgccaatgctgctgggAAGACATACTCGActctggagggtcttgcccctgcactcagggtcagactgatgctgtatttggggtcaggaaggatttcccCCCTTGTCAGACtggtatagatgtgtgtgtgggggggtctttgtctagcagggggccacagcctctgcctgtgaTCTCTCGAGTGTACGTTAGcaccctttgcagcagcaggatgccagccGCCgcgtccccctgctttccctggggcaggggtgatgtCTGGTGCTGTCAGGGGTGACTTGTTTTGCGAAGAGGTCTGACACTGGGTTTGTGCGGGATGGTTTGGGCAGGGCTGATCCAGCACCGGGCAGGGGTTGGGCGAGATGTGACCCCCACGGCTCTCGGACTTGGAGGTGTTGGGTGTGCTCATGGTCGCTAAGTCAGCTACGCAGGCCAAGGCTCTGGACCCACGTAGCTTCTCAAAGGGAGTCGGTGGGTCTGACCCTCGTCCCTACCCTTCAAAGCACCCAGGAACGGCACATGccaagggctggggaggggatgcGCGACTcgccctgtccctgccactgaTTAGTTCTCCGCTTCCTTGGCCAGACGAGTCTTTCGACGAAGACGACTTCGACGAGGACGCGTACTACGCCGCCCTGGGGACCAGGCCGCCCCTCAACATGGAGGAACTGGACCCGTCCTATCAGCACGCCATCGAGCTGTTCTCCGTCTGCACCAGCGAGGAGCCGGCGAAGCGCCCCTCCGCGGCTCATATCGTCACCATCTTGGAGGCCGGCGCGCAGCAGCCGTGACCGCCCGAGATTCGCCTGCGGCCCGGAGGCTTCTGCACGTCGGTTTTGGGTTCCCCGTGTATCCTACGCAGGGATCTGGTGTAATTTAAGGGGTTTCTTGAGATAGCGGAGACTTGCCAGGCAAATGGCATTGCTAGAACTTCCAATTGCTGCAAGTCTCCTCCTTCCCGCGTCTCGTGTTTAGAGCAGTCCACATCCTTAGAGAATTCCTCTAGCAATTGTCTCTGTCCCATAGCTTCAAACCAGCTGGCGACCAATTCCCCAGCCCTGCGAGCCACGGCCGCATCCTGCGGGCAGGGTTGATCTGCGGGTGCAGCCGGCACTGCGCTGGCCCCGCTCGCCAGATCCGGCTGCAAGCAACCCTCCATGTCAGCCCAACCGAGCCCACGCGCTGGATACAGCCGTGGCCCAACCCTGCGTCGCCTGGCCCCCGGGACTGCCCGTGCCTCTGGGATTTTggcatggggggagcagcagccgTGTTTATTGCTGTGGCTTCCGGAGCTGGAGGCTGAAAGCCACGGCTTTAAACAAATACCGAGCAGCTGGGAAGCACTAATGCTAGTCCTGGAGGAACGGGGATTGGTAAACGCCTGGCTTGTGAGCCAAGCAGTCTTCCAGCCATGCAGAAAACCTCATACGTCGCAGGCTCCCTATAAACCTTCTCCCAGCTAGTGCTTCTGACTGGCACGTCGGGCCCTTGTTCCATGTAGGATAATAGTTTAGTATTTATATATTTCCCCTTCTCCCagctggttttgtttgtttaactCTGTCATTGTTTTCCTGTAGCTTGTCTTCTAACACAGTAAACCGTGTTTTGGAGCCATGACTCGAGTGCAATAACTCTCCGGCTGAGTGTGGTGTGACATCTCGGCAACGCTTCGTGCAGTCCGCGCTTACGGTGCCTGTTCATGCTTAAGGAtcgggctgggagggacctcaggcaCCCCTGTGGTCCAGCTCGCCGCTCAAGGCACCGTCGCCCCTGTCCAAACCgccctagacaagtgtttgtctaatccAGGAGTGGGTAAAATATGCCCCACGGGCTGTGTTCAGCCCCTGAATACGTTTTGGGTAGATGGCCCTAGCACGAGTGCTGGCGGCGAGGGAGAGGCAGCGCCTGGCCATGCGCCGGCTCCAGCCAAACCCCGTCCCACCCTGGCTGATCCCCTCCCCAGGGGCCAGAGCCGGCGCAGCCGCAGCTTGAACCCACACGCGGCCACGGGGAGCCAGAGCCGGGCAcgtggcatggggccaggcatAGCTCGTGGGCGCAGGTACAGATAAAAGGTCGCCTGAGCCCCACCAGCACCTGCTTTTGGAGAGGGCTGGGAACCCCTGGCTGCGGGTCCAAGGAGTGTGCCGTAGGTGCCTGGAGGGCAGACGTGGGGCATATGGGGCGCCTGGCGGAGCTGTGGGGAGGAGCTCGCGCTCCTGCTCTGGCACCCTCAACAACTGGTTgagcagccctccagcccaaataattgcccacccctggtctaactcattttaaagcaattttgcaAACAGCCCCGGTGCGTGGCTACTAAGTAGTGGTTCTAACAGGTCCTGAAGAGCAAAACCCTGGTTGAAGCGGCTGCAGCATAACGTCCAAGGAGCTTTCCTGGCAGCGTGCCTTCAGTGGGAATCTGCAAACCGGCTGCTTGCAGCCCTCCGTGATGCGGGTGTAATCCAACTGGCACGTCTACGGCTGCCAAGCCCTGGGGACTGGCCAGTGGAGAGGGCAGTCGCTGGCACAGGATGGCCTGGCTCACTTGGGAGCGGGGCTGCCAGCAACACAAAGCCGCGGCAGCTGGATTGCAAGtgcggagccctgttccaggacGCAGTGGATAGAGTTGGGGTACTCCCTCCATGTAAGCAGCAATAGCAAGAGAGAGGCATGCCCATGTCGGCTACAGGGACCACAAGTGGGACCTAGGggtgttgaagacccagctggacaaagccttggctgggaaggtggaggtggggctggtctgctctgagca
This genomic window contains:
- the PBK gene encoding lymphokine-activated killer T-cell-originated protein kinase, which produces MDMESRRTPDGRGQRRKADAGPSSVVIPASPFMQKLGYGTGVNVYLMRRSPKGLSRSPWAVKKINPKCNTKQQNIYQERLNEEAKILKHLQHPNIVGYRAFAEASDGSMCLAMEYGGEKSLNDLIEERNDKNLGPFPAATILQVALNMARGLKYLHNDKKLLHGDIKSSNVVIKGDFEAIKICDVGVSLPLDENMTVSDPEARYIGTEPWKPKEALEEDGVITDKADIFAFGLTLWEMMTLSVPHVNLLMQDDDEEEDESFDEDDFDEDAYYAALGTRPPLNMEELDPSYQHAIELFSVCTSEEPAKRPSAAHIVTILEAGAQQP